In the Firmicutes bacterium CAG:345 genome, AAAAGAATATGTTTGTTAAAGCTGCTCGTCAAGATAAAATTGATGAGATGAACATTCAGATAAACGCTGTTAAAAAGTATTTACCTGAAATGATGAGCGAAGATGAGATCAGAAAAATCATCTCCGGACTTGAAGATAAATCTGTCAAGTCAGTTATGGCTTATTTTAAGGAAAATTATGCCGGTAAGGTAGAAATGGCTAAAGTAAGTCAAGTTCTCAGATCCTTATAAAAGGATCCATTTATGGGAAAATAGTTAAATGGTATAACCATGGTCTCCAAAACCATTATTGAGAGTTCGATTCTTTCTTTTCCCGCCATTAAAGAAGCGTTAGTTTGATACAGTAAAATGTGTCAAACTTTTTTAATTTTTACGGAAGTTTGATTCTTACCATTGGTTCGAACATTCGAACTTTGATACACAAAAAATTTTATTTTTTTAATTTCTATTTGTGGATTTGTGCAGTTTTATGCATCAACGATTGAACGATTATCCTAACAAATGAACGATTACAGGAACTATTGAACGTTTACCCTAACTA is a window encoding:
- a CDS encoding gatB/Yqey domain protein (product inferred by homology to UniProt); its protein translation is MLIDEIKKANMQALKDKDKATRAALSTVINKYMLLNVENKAKGKETTDADVISILQKSVKELEEEKNMFVKAARQDKIDEMNIQINAVKKYLPEMMSEDEIRKIISGLEDKSVKSVMAYFKENYAGKVEMAKVSQVLRSL